A stretch of DNA from Armatimonadota bacterium:
CAGGCAGTTCATCGAGTTGGCGGTAAACATACCGGAACACGAGCCGCATGTGGGGCACCCGAAATCCTCCAGCACCTTCAGCTGGCGGTCGTCCATTTTTCCCGCTTTGTATGCACCTACCCCCTCGAAGACGGAGATGAGGTCTACTACCTTGCCGTCGGGGGTCTTGCCCGCCGCCATCGGTCCGCCCGACACGAACACGGTGGGGATGTTCAAGCGCATCGCCGCCATCAGCATACCGGGCACAATCTTGTCGCAGTTGGGGATACAAATCATGCCGTCAAAGCAGTGCGCCCGTACCATCGTTTCCACCGAGTCGGCAATCAGCTCGCGGCTGGGCAAGGAGTACTTCATGCCCGTGTGCCCCATCGCAATGCCATCGTCTACTCCGATGGTGTTGAACTCGAAGGGCACACCGCCTGCCTCGCGTATCGCCTGTTTGACGATTTCGCCCACCTTGTTCAGGTGCACGTGCCCCGGCACTATCTCCACGAAGGAGTTACACACGGCGATGAAGGGCTTGTCCATGTCCTCATCGCGCACGCCCGTCGCCTTCAACAGCGCACGGTGTGGCGCACGCTCGAAGCCTTTTTTGATAACGTCACTACGCATTGGGTCACCTCTCGGCTCTCAGGGTTGGTGTAGATAAAGGATACCACAATCGGATGGGGTTGCGCAGTACGATACGGCAGGAGTCTCACACTCTGTACAGAAGCGGAAAACACCGGGGAGGTCTCAGCTGCATGACCACCTTGTTCCGCGACTGGACATCTGGCTGATGAGAGGGTAGGATAAAGAGGCGCCCTATACGAGGAGCGGAGTACTGGCTGATTGCCCCAGACCGTAAGACGTGTCTGTTCTCCACACCACTTCAGCTTGCATCTGACCGCCGGAATATGCTACACTAAAGAGCCTTCGGGCATACAATCTATCAGGCGGAGAGCATGCAAACGAGTTCGAATCACCTCAAGCAGCTGGGGATGCAGTTAAAACCCTATACTCGACCGATTGTCTGGCGCAGCATCCTGCAGATATTCAACACTTTCCTCCCCTTCTTCTTGCTGTTCTACCTGTCGTACCGGGTTGCGGCACACCACTGGGCGTGGAGCATACCTCTCAACATCCTGGCGGGGCTGTTTCTGGTGCGCATCTTCATCCTGCAACATGATGCTGGGCACGGCTCTTTCTTCCCCAAACGTGCCGCCAATACGGCACTGGGCTTTGCCTGCAGCATCCTGACGATGGTGCCCTACTCCGCATGGCAGTACACGCACGCTATCCACCATTCCACCAGCAGCAATCTAGATAAGCGCGGTGTGGGCGACGTCTATACCATGACCTTGCAGGAGTACCTGCACGCAACGCGCTGGCAGCGGTTGCGCTACCGTATCTTTCGCCATCCGCTGGTGCTGTATCTGATAGGTCCGTTTGCGGTGTTCATGCTGGGCTATCGAATACCGATGGGCATCTCCCGGAGAAAGCCTGCGCTGTTCCGCAGCGTGATGTACACGAATCTGGGCATCGCTCTGTATCTCATTGCCATCGTATGGCTGCTCGGCTGGCAAGCAGTGTGGCAGGTGTATCTGCCCATCCAGTACGTGGCAAGCGCAGTGGGGCTGTTCCTGTTCTACGTGCAGCACCAGTTCGAGGACGCCTACTGGGAGCGTGATCCGCGCTGGGAATTCCTGCGAGCGGGGCTGGAGGGCGCCTCCTACCTGCGCCTTCCGCGTGTGCTACAGTGGCTGACGGGCAACATCGGTTTTCACCATATCCATCACCTTGCACCGCGCATCCCGAACTATCTGCTCGAAAAAGCCTATCGCGAGATACCCGCCCTGCAGATGGCACCCACCCTCAGCCTGAAAGACGCCATCCAGGTTGCTTTCGCTGACCTGCACCTTTACGACGAGGAACGCAAGCATCTGGTGGGGTTCCGCGATGCGGCTCGCCTGTTGCGTCAGCGAAAAGCCGAAGCCACACTCAAGCCGCGGGTGAACGAGCCGTAATGGCAGCCGTAAGATAGACGTTGCTGCTCCTGTGGTCGCTTGCACATTGGCGGTGTGAAGGGGGTGTATGGAAGATGTAGAAGATCGTTTGCTGGTTGGGGCGAA
This window harbors:
- a CDS encoding fatty acid desaturase yields the protein MQTSSNHLKQLGMQLKPYTRPIVWRSILQIFNTFLPFFLLFYLSYRVAAHHWAWSIPLNILAGLFLVRIFILQHDAGHGSFFPKRAANTALGFACSILTMVPYSAWQYTHAIHHSTSSNLDKRGVGDVYTMTLQEYLHATRWQRLRYRIFRHPLVLYLIGPFAVFMLGYRIPMGISRRKPALFRSVMYTNLGIALYLIAIVWLLGWQAVWQVYLPIQYVASAVGLFLFYVQHQFEDAYWERDPRWEFLRAGLEGASYLRLPRVLQWLTGNIGFHHIHHLAPRIPNYLLEKAYREIPALQMAPTLSLKDAIQVAFADLHLYDEERKHLVGFRDAARLLRQRKAEATLKPRVNEP